GCACAAGGTGACCTCCTAGTTTATATGTTCAAATGATGGTCACCTTTTTTGaagaatgcaaaaacaaactgcCCCAAAAGCTCAGGTTTCCTTTGAagctattttctccttcttcctcccatCTCCTCTCACAGAAGCCCAACGCTCACTTGTTTTACTTCACTCATGCACATTGGTCGGTTGGTTTTGGTGAGGATGCTCAAGTCAGTAAAATCCCACAGTATTTAAAGACCACATGCTAAACTTGGTACTGCAAAATCCACTCATTGCATGTGCCTGAAGTAACATTTTATGATCACACAATATTAAGGCTTTTCttctatgaaaaatacaaaacaaaagagcaaacCGCCTTACAGAGCCCTTGAGGAAAAACCACAGGCACtaccccccccccttccctctgATTCAGGTGAAGGCACAGCTCTTTCCCAGAAGGCGTGTAATTACAGTGTTTGCTCAGCACATATCCGATGAAGCTGGTAGAGCCTTCCAGCTTAACGATTTCCGGCAAGGAGCTCAAGGTTCACAGGAGAGATGGCACCGCGCGACGTGTAGCTGCCCGCAGGATCGGGTAACATCTGTGCTCACCTCATTAAGGATTTAACAAGAGAAGCTGCCTGCACTGAAAATGGCTGACAACTGCTATGCTTAATGGGCTTCCCTGAAAACTTCGAAAGAAGGAAACGAAATGGATTTACCAATAGATGAGGAGGATGGCACTTTCACCAACATTTCTTTGGCAGATGATCCAGGTAAGAAACTACGTTTATCTATTGAGACAAAACAGATCCCATGGGCTGAATAAGAACACCGGGTGAGCACACAAACCTGCAGGTGCTAACTATAAGGTACggtgtatttttaagaaaaggcCTCCAAGTAAAGACTTTTAGTCGTGTAGTTAATTAAGTCTTGTGATCAGAGTTGAGATCTTTGGAGTTTGGGGGCTACCGCAGCCCTGCCATAACAGCATGTGGTAGCTTACACTTACCCCTTGAGCACACAGAGCCTTTCACTGCTTGTGAAGAGACTTACAGAAGTGTTAACTCAGTACTACTtcagacaaaacaaatacagacagTATGGATACTGAACGATCACCTCTGCCTTACTCCAGAGAGAGCTCACAAGAAGGGATGCAAATTAATCGGTAACTGAAACAAGCTGATCCACTTAAATCCCAACTATCAAGCATTAACTTTTAAAGGAAGCTACACAAACaagcctcctcctgcccttctTGTTTATGGAATAGAAATGATTTGGGATGGGAAGTAAGATAGTTCTGCTAGCTCCACATACTGGGAAAACTGAGTTAATATGACCTGGtaataatttatttagaaaGGTATAGCCAGAGTAGCAGCCAGATCATGTTAGCTTGGCTGTCATACAGCTGCACTGACTTACACAAGTTAGAAAATGGAATTGCTGCTTAATGGATGCTACAAgtcctcttattttatttttaaaaaacagttggctgttttgtctcatttttagCTTAAAGAATGTTATTGTATGTGCTGTCTTTACCAcctatataaaaacaaacagttgagCAGATCTGATTTTGAGAGCAGTTTTCCAGCAGTCTCATATTAGGACAATGTAGCTGAAGTGgacatttaaatgcaattaGTTTATATAGCACATAATCAGCCCTACAACAATGTTACTAAGCTAAATATTCACAATGAGACAAACATGTACtgatgagccagcagtgtgcccaggtggccaagaaggccaatggcatcctggcttgtatcaggaatggtgtggttGGCtggactagggaagtcatcctgccccttacttggcattggtgaggcttcacctcGAGTACtgagttcagttttgggcacctcaaaaaggacatggaggtactggagcaggtccagagaagggcaatgaggcttgtgaagggcttggagaatatgccctatgaggagaggctgaaggaactgcggctgtttagtctggggaaaaggaggctcaggggagaccttattgctctcttccggtgcctgaaaggtgcttacagtgagagcggggcaggtctcttctcactggtgacaagtgacaggacaaggggaaatggcctcaggtttaggttggatatcaggaaaacttcttaacagaaagggttgttaagcactggaataggctcccctgggaggtggctgagtcaccatccctggatgtgtttaaacactgtttggatgtggtgcttggtgatatgatttagcagagggttgttagagttaggggactatggttaggctgtggttggactttatgatctttgaggtcttttccaagctgagtaattctatgattctacgtAGATCCTGGTGAAAGCTGTGTTGTCTGGAGAACTCTCCATCGCTACAGGTCTGTCATTTCCCCATAAGAAGGAGAACAGTAGGAAAAGGTATATCCTGTGACTCTGCAGATGCCACTAATATTGAAGTAGCTGCTAAGCAACTGTGCAGTAAGACTTTGCTGTACCTCAGCACTTACTTCTACATGACTCCTGACAGCATGAACACACCCAAACTCAGAGGGAGCTCATTTTAACACAGAGGATGGAAAGCAATGCTTTACTATGCTGGATCTGCTGCAAGAAATACCAGAGCTTTACCCCCTGCTATAGAAGTGAAGATCTGGGGAGAGTcatgcagaagcagagaaagaaattcagagtAACTGAGAGTAAGTGATGTTTTCAAGCGAGCTCTTAACACAAGGGCAACACTGACAGAACATACATAGTAAGATTCATGGTGAATGTAATAGCCCCCGTCCATGTGTTCTGCCAGAGGGTAACACCCAGAGGTCAGGGAGCAAGGCATCAGAAAATTCATAATCTATAGCAGGAAAGTACTATCACATGCTTTAGAGCTATCAGTTCTCCTTTGCTCTCCCAGCTAAAGACTAATTATCTtaactgcagagcacagaagcTAACAAACACAGAGGGTCTCACAGCCTTCAGGCTGGAGATGGACATCAATTCCACAAGAGTTGGAAGATTAGACAAAAAAGTTTTGCACTACGAGGGAGAAGAAGAATCCTTAGGATGGCCAACAGCAATCTCAAGcaaggaataaagaaaatggaCCAGCAATATGTAGatactgaaacaaataatagaatcatagaattacccaggttggaaaagaccttgaagatcatcaagtccaactgcagcctaaccatagtaccctaactctaacaaccctctgctaaatcatatccctgagcaccacatccaaacagctcttaaacacaaccagggatggtaattcaaccacctccctggggaccctattccagtacttaaccaccctttctgtgaagaagtgcttcctaacacccaacctaaacttgccctggtgcaacttgaggccatttccccttgtcctgtcacttgtcaccagtgagaagagtcttgccccactctcactgtaagcacttTTCAGGTTAAATAAGCCACTGGATTTCGCCTGAGGATGATCTGATGTTTTAGAAGCAAGTGTTCTGTAATTAAATCTTAAGTTGGATCAGAGAGATCCACTGGTTTTAATGAACTCCAGGACGTTTGTAATTGCATAAGGCCTTCCCCCACCTCTCAAAGTGCAATGGCAAAGAAACTAAAGACAAGCAGAACAACATGCTATGTATGTGCAATCTGATAACACAGTAAGAAAAGCTCAGTGCTCAAGCTTCTCTTcactgcaaaaaaacccaacatttaTTATCTTactctttattatttttggcctaaacaaaagaaatgcagttttcatcTCAAAATTACCAGTAGAGCTTTATGGAACCCTGCTAAAAAGTCCATCTACAATGTTTTTGTGACAAGTGCCATCCTTTTCATATCCTTCTTTGTGCAGACACTAAGGGGAAAAGTAGCGCAGCTCAAATAGCAAACAACTTACATATATGTTCGACAGCAGCTTCTGGTAAAAAGGAGAATGCATTTCCATTCCTGTGGCGAACAGTGAAGCCTCTGTCATCAGCCAGTTCACGCAGGCGCTGTCGGTGCCTGTAACTCTGCTGCCAAAAAGGAAGCCAAGGGCTTgtcagtgtgtgctgtgtgccatgggAAGACAGCACATACACAACTGATCCAGAAATGAAACCTCTGAAAAACAGTGACTGTTAGAATCTGAGTTCAGGGCAATGGAATTCACTCCTGCAGTTTAGTAAATGCACAGACCTATGCACTCAGGTTAGTGGTTAACTTATGCCTTATGGGAGGAGAACCCCTTGAGAGCATAAAACAGGAGGGGAACGCTGGTTTACGAGGGCAGATggtgataggataaggggaaatggttttaaactgagacaggggaggtttaggttagatattaggaggaagtttttcacacaggggtggtgatgcactggaacaggttgcccagagaggttgtggatgccccatccctggaggcattcaaggccaggctggatgtggctctgagcagcctggtctggtggttggcaataCTGCATGTGGCAgagatctttaaggtccttttcaacccaggccattctatgattcgatGTCCTAAGGCAGATTGTtgcaattttaaacaaaaaaagctctttcagtGAAATTACTAATATTAAccaattaattaataataaatttattcatttttccagCCATGTTGGTTAGTTATAGGAAATCTTAAACTGGAACATAGTACACATGCTAAGTCTGAGTAATTGCATCCATAAAGTGACAGACACCATTCTAAATTGAATATAACACAGctggcagcaccaggagcactCCCCAGCTTTGAAAAAAACCTGCCTTAGAGGATACGGAATGAAttagtaagaaagaaagggattaGCACTGGTTCTTGGTTATATCCCAGTCAGTTCTGATGTCGGGTGCTCTGTGGCTGCTCAGCATTACAAGCTCTCTTTGTAGCTCTTCAGTCAGAAAATCCACTTACCTGAAGCAAGGGATGGAGAGTCTAAGCGTAAAAACAGCTTAATAAACTGAGCAGCGGAACGCCACTTAGGGCAGCACCCGAGTGTTCCAGCAAGGAGGACCCTCTAATTCCTTCTTTAAACTAAAGAACGTGTGCTGGAATACCACTACACATCAGAAAACAACTAATTTCCAGCATGTGCTAATGTTATTTCACTTCAGCGCTGTAtctctgaagcagaaagcagtaagTTGACCAACAGAACCAAAGCGGAACAGCTCTGTGAATGCAGGTTATACCAAATCCGCCAGCCTCGTACCCCCAAAACCTCCCCatctgcagccacacagcaggGCTGACCAACTTGCGGGCTGAGGGGACTTATCCCAACGCTTCTGCCCTTCTCAGACAGAGGCAGAAGCTCAGAGAAGCAGATGCGGGCCACTTTATGACAGGCCAGGGGTGCACCCCGGCTTACAGCACCTGTGGTAGCCAGGCAACACGGCCCCCTGCAAACACGCACCCACGCCGTCCAGCCCCGCGGGCAGGCCGAGCCCGGCGCAGGCGCGGCGCTGGCGCAGGCGCGGcgggaggaaaggaaggaagggaggaaggaggggacCGAGCGGCAGGGCTGCGGCCGGGCCGGCGCTGCGCTGCCCGCGGGAGCGCCAGGTGGGACGCGGCGGGATGGTCGGTGCTGGGCTGCAGCGCGGGGAGGCGGCCGGCACCCGGGGGGTGGCTCGGAGCGCTTCTCAGCTCGGGCCGCGGCCAGTCTGGGCCCTACCGCCTGCCGCTCCTGGCGTCCTGGATGCTCCGTAGGGCCGCGGAGGTGGGGCGAGGGATGGCGGCGGGGAGCGAGGCAGCCGGGTCCGGCGGTACCGCGGTTGCCCCGAAACGGGCCGGGATGGGCGGTGAGAGCAGCCGGCCTGATGCCGCTCGGCCTCTGCGGGAGCCGCTTCCAGAAAGATCCGTGCCGGGGGGCCGGCATCGCGCACAGCGCTGGTTGATGGAGCCGAGGGGAAATGTGCATCCAGAGCATCAATTCAgtgttcccttttttttttttctttaagcagacCGTCGCTCGGGCCGGCTGAGTTCTAAAGCAGAAAGAGCCCACTCTACAATGATGAACGCTGACATGGACGGTATAAGCGCTTAATGTTCTTGTgcttcactgttattttttctgcttagtATGATTCCCAGCTATTACAGCAATTGCATTAAAGCTCCTATGATTTATTGCAGCTGTTGAGGCTGAGAATCAGGTGGAATTAGAAGAGAAAACACGGCTTATTAATCAAGTTTTGGAACTGCAGCACACACTTGAAGGTTAGCAGTTTGGCACCTCAGACTTTTCATAAGCACAatgtaaacaaaacagaaccgTACAGTGCTGCGCTGTCCTAGCctgacagtgctgctgtttACAAATACATCGCTTATGCAGCTGAAGGTACACAAACAAGGCTTCAGAAACATTAGTGATATCAGCAActactttttccccttttctgcaGTACAATCTCACACTACGCAACAGGCAGAAGGGGTGATACGTTTAGCTTCCCAGGCTCACTGGCTGTCCTACATCTTTGTTTCCACATAGTTTAGCCACAGTAACTTAAAAAGTCAATGAAAGAACACAGATTAACAGCATAACGCAGGGAAAGTAGACTTGAAATACCCTCTGTGCCACCTACTGTGGTACTCTCAGGCTCTATCTAAAGTAACACCTTAAAGCAGTGTTTCCCACATTAAGAAAAACCTGAGTGGTTTGATGTAGGCACACAATATATTCGTTATTGTATGCAATAGTGTCTAATTTtaatctatatttttttcttataatgtCACCTTCACAGATCTCTCAGCACGAGT
This region of Coturnix japonica isolate 7356 chromosome 4, Coturnix japonica 2.1, whole genome shotgun sequence genomic DNA includes:
- the SCOC gene encoding short coiled-coil protein isoform X1, translated to MDLPIDEEDGTFTNISLADDPDRRSGRLSSKAERAHSTMMNADMDAVEAENQVELEEKTRLINQVLELQHTLEDLSARVDAVKEENLKLKSENQVLGQYIENLMSASSVFQTTDTKSKRK